From the Pseudomonas sp. SORT22 genome, one window contains:
- a CDS encoding sigma-54-dependent Fis family transcriptional regulator, producing MAASTSAHAQLIQASWQRCRAYGLDHQSQPQFGDASTVQVSELLERQHSLLGTTRDEVLPQYAHLLGNSSYLIMLSDDHGQLLDAWGTRRFIDPRQRHGFVAGACWREQGVGTNAIGTALATGEAVHVSQDEHFLKLNRFMASAAAPLFDAERQLIGVLDVSSDSYLPTAQTQGLVRMMSQSLENRLILARFAGHYQQLSFNTGANNLDSQWAGLLVFDDQGRVLAANRRADSLLGQNPLQLNLEQLFRTPLAQLLAHRADQPFALQVAGRNRFHCLLHAPTASPAAALNRPQPSCDPRIDKALRQAGLLLEKDIPLLIEGETGAGKEVFVTALHRASSRATQPLIAVNCAAIPAELVESELFGYEKGAFTGAHHKGNIGLIRKADHGILFLDEIGDMPLPTQARLLRFLQTRSIQPLGSGEPTPVDIRVVSATNHNLAEQVRLGHFRQDLYYRIAGLSLMLPPLRERSDRLALIEQLHQQYREPGAPTQLPGKVLELLLQHPWPGNLRQLASVLQVALALAGERPIAVEHLPDSFFADLPETKPAAPVLATPANTDDLGQRLRALNGNISALARALGISRTTLYKRLHTQGHAGAVDERLG from the coding sequence ATGGCCGCATCCACCAGCGCCCATGCGCAACTGATCCAGGCGTCCTGGCAGCGCTGCCGCGCCTACGGCCTGGACCACCAGTCGCAACCGCAGTTCGGCGACGCATCTACTGTGCAGGTCAGCGAGCTGCTCGAACGCCAGCACTCGCTGCTGGGCACCACTCGCGACGAGGTGCTGCCGCAGTACGCGCACCTGCTGGGTAACTCCAGCTACCTGATCATGCTCAGCGACGATCACGGCCAGTTGCTCGATGCCTGGGGCACCCGGCGCTTTATCGACCCGCGCCAGCGCCACGGCTTTGTCGCCGGTGCCTGCTGGCGCGAGCAAGGGGTGGGCACCAACGCCATCGGCACAGCCCTGGCCACCGGCGAAGCGGTACATGTCAGCCAGGACGAACACTTCCTCAAGCTCAACCGCTTCATGGCCAGCGCCGCCGCGCCGCTGTTCGATGCCGAGCGCCAGCTGATCGGCGTGCTCGATGTGTCCAGCGACAGCTACCTGCCGACGGCGCAAACTCAGGGCCTGGTACGGATGATGAGCCAGAGCCTGGAGAACCGCCTGATCCTGGCGCGTTTTGCCGGGCACTACCAACAGCTGAGCTTCAACACCGGGGCCAACAACCTCGACAGCCAATGGGCCGGGCTGCTGGTGTTCGATGACCAGGGCCGGGTGCTGGCGGCCAACCGTCGGGCCGACAGTCTGCTTGGGCAGAACCCACTGCAACTGAACCTGGAGCAGTTGTTCCGCACGCCGCTGGCGCAACTGTTGGCCCACCGGGCTGACCAGCCATTTGCGCTGCAGGTGGCCGGGCGCAACCGCTTCCATTGCCTGCTGCATGCCCCCACAGCATCACCAGCAGCAGCGCTCAACCGCCCGCAACCAAGCTGCGATCCGCGTATCGACAAGGCCCTGCGCCAGGCCGGGTTGCTGCTGGAAAAAGACATCCCGCTGTTGATCGAGGGCGAAACCGGCGCCGGCAAGGAGGTCTTTGTCACTGCCCTGCACCGCGCCAGTAGCCGCGCCACGCAGCCATTGATTGCGGTGAACTGCGCGGCGATTCCGGCCGAGCTGGTCGAGTCGGAGCTGTTCGGCTACGAGAAAGGCGCGTTCACCGGCGCCCACCACAAGGGCAACATCGGACTGATCCGCAAGGCCGACCATGGCATTTTGTTTCTCGACGAAATCGGCGACATGCCGCTGCCCACCCAGGCACGCCTGCTGCGCTTTCTACAAACCCGCAGCATCCAGCCACTGGGCAGCGGCGAACCGACGCCGGTGGATATCCGCGTGGTCTCGGCGACCAACCACAACCTCGCCGAACAGGTGCGCCTGGGTCATTTTCGCCAGGACCTGTACTACCGCATCGCCGGCCTGAGCCTGATGCTGCCACCGCTGCGCGAACGCAGCGACCGCCTGGCCCTGATCGAACAGCTCCACCAGCAGTACCGCGAACCGGGGGCACCGACGCAATTGCCCGGCAAAGTGCTGGAACTGCTGCTTCAGCATCCCTGGCCGGGCAACCTGCGACAACTGGCCAGCGTGCTGCAGGTGGCCCTGGCGTTGGCCGGCGAACGGCCGATTGCCGTGGAGCACCTGCCCGACAGTTTCTTTGCCGACCTGCCTGAGACCAAGCCCGCCGCGCCAGTGCTGGCCACGCCGGCAAACACTGACGATCTCGGCCAGCGCCTGCGTGCCCTCAATGGCAATATCTCGGCCCTGGCCCGGGCCCTCGGCATCAGCCGCACCACCCTGTACAAGCGCCTGCACACCCAGGGCCATGCCGGCGCAGTTGACGAACGCCTGGGCTGA
- a CDS encoding ABC transporter substrate-binding protein — protein MRGLGASVLALLSSSAMALDYQNCGHTWQLPQERPQRILALNQHAADLLLALDAGPALAAVSYIDDDAQALTSGRYRGVPLLSRRYPATEVVYAQGYDLLVGGFASAFRDRDGVAPRTTLQANGIASYLLENACAPAPGNGFAAIEQDLRSLGHLLQREARASQLITRQRQDLATAKTIAGHSPPLSVFYLDSEVNGLQSEGKRGFITQLIDAAGGRNLYAEVELNRVTVDAERLLRADPDVIILADAVWSPAAGKRAYLHKHPALSHLRAVRDDRLIDLPFSHIVPGEHSARTALTLARQLLALKQQRP, from the coding sequence ATGAGGGGGTTGGGCGCCAGCGTGCTGGCCCTGTTGAGCAGCAGCGCCATGGCCCTGGACTATCAGAACTGCGGACACACCTGGCAACTGCCACAGGAGCGCCCGCAACGCATCCTGGCCCTCAACCAGCACGCCGCCGACCTGCTGCTGGCCCTGGACGCCGGCCCGGCGCTGGCCGCCGTCAGCTATATAGATGATGACGCCCAGGCGCTGACCAGCGGACGCTATCGCGGCGTCCCCCTGCTGTCGCGTCGCTACCCGGCAACCGAAGTGGTCTATGCCCAAGGTTACGACCTGCTGGTCGGCGGCTTTGCCAGCGCCTTTCGTGACCGCGACGGGGTCGCCCCGCGCACCACCCTGCAGGCCAACGGCATCGCCAGCTACCTGCTGGAAAACGCCTGCGCGCCAGCGCCGGGAAACGGCTTTGCCGCCATTGAACAAGACCTGCGCAGCCTTGGCCACCTGTTGCAGCGCGAGGCCCGGGCCAGCCAGTTGATCACCCGCCAGCGCCAGGACCTGGCCACCGCCAAAACCATCGCCGGGCACAGCCCGCCGCTGTCGGTGTTCTACCTCGACAGCGAGGTCAACGGCCTGCAAAGCGAAGGCAAGCGCGGTTTCATCACCCAGTTGATCGACGCAGCAGGCGGGCGCAACCTGTACGCCGAGGTGGAGCTGAACCGGGTTACGGTCGATGCCGAGCGCCTGCTGCGCGCCGATCCTGACGTGATCATCCTTGCCGATGCGGTGTGGTCGCCGGCCGCCGGCAAGCGCGCCTACCTGCATAAACACCCGGCGCTTTCGCACCTGCGCGCGGTACGCGACGACCGCCTGATCGACCTACCCTTCAGCCATATCGTGCCCGGCGAACACAGCGCCCGTACCGCCCTGACCCTGGCGCGCCAACTGCTCGCCTTGAAGCAACAGCGGCCTTGA
- a CDS encoding (2Fe-2S) ferredoxin domain-containing protein, translating into MTATTPKRRRGRLAEEQIQSKPEWSQIPEHTRHVMLCTGPRCVQRGALPLWKVLRRELLVANRIETTDGVLLTRSHCQFPCNLGPVLTVYPDRCWYRVANAEDAQRLVRVHLIDGQPVPELLLNGQGS; encoded by the coding sequence ATGACAGCAACAACCCCCAAACGTCGCCGCGGCCGCCTCGCCGAAGAGCAAATCCAGAGCAAGCCGGAGTGGTCGCAGATCCCCGAGCATACCCGCCATGTGATGCTCTGCACCGGCCCGCGCTGCGTACAACGCGGTGCCCTGCCACTGTGGAAAGTCCTGCGCCGCGAGCTGCTGGTGGCCAACCGCATCGAAACCACTGACGGCGTGCTGCTGACCCGCAGCCATTGCCAGTTCCCGTGCAACCTCGGCCCGGTGCTGACGGTATATCCGGACCGCTGCTGGTACCGGGTAGCCAACGCCGAAGACGCTCAGCGCCTGGTGCGTGTGCACCTGATCGACGGCCAACCGGTGCCCGAGTTGCTGCTCAACGGCCAGGGCTCATGA
- a CDS encoding citrulline utilization hydrolase CtlX: MQTTNTVLMIRPARFAFNPDTALNNRFQQALLDPQQAQQKALEEFDGYVDTLRQHGVEVLVVQDTPAPHTPDSIFPNNWWSSHADGSLVLYPMEGQNRRLERSKGVLKVLEERFAVRQTIDLSPLEQQSMYLEGTGSMVLDREHRISYACHSGRTHTQALRLFAEQLDYRLCLFHAVDRHQAPIYHSNVMMSVGRGLSVVCLQALPEADERRALEHSLRDTGKDILALDFDQLEGFAGNMLEVHDKQGQPLLVMSRSAWRSLTPEQRRQVEQHSHPVVVNIDHIERIGGGSARCMLAEVHLPVRH; encoded by the coding sequence ATGCAAACAACAAATACAGTCTTGATGATCCGCCCGGCGCGGTTCGCCTTCAACCCGGACACCGCCCTCAACAACCGTTTCCAGCAAGCCCTGCTCGACCCGCAGCAGGCACAGCAGAAAGCGCTGGAAGAGTTCGATGGCTACGTCGATACCCTGCGCCAGCACGGTGTCGAAGTGCTGGTGGTGCAGGACACCCCGGCGCCGCACACCCCTGATTCGATCTTCCCCAACAACTGGTGGAGCAGCCACGCCGACGGCAGCCTGGTGCTCTACCCGATGGAGGGCCAGAACCGCCGCCTGGAGCGCAGCAAGGGCGTGCTCAAGGTGCTTGAAGAGCGCTTCGCCGTCCGTCAGACCATCGATCTGAGCCCCTTGGAACAGCAGAGTATGTATCTGGAAGGGACCGGCAGCATGGTCCTCGATCGTGAACACCGGATCAGCTACGCCTGCCACTCCGGGCGCACCCACACCCAGGCCCTGCGCCTGTTCGCCGAACAGCTCGATTATCGCCTGTGCCTGTTCCACGCCGTCGACCGCCACCAGGCACCGATCTATCACAGCAACGTGATGATGAGCGTCGGCCGCGGGCTCTCGGTGGTCTGCCTGCAGGCGCTGCCCGAGGCCGATGAGCGTCGCGCCCTGGAGCATTCGCTGCGCGACACCGGCAAGGACATCCTGGCCCTGGACTTCGACCAGCTCGAAGGCTTTGCCGGCAACATGCTCGAAGTCCACGACAAGCAAGGCCAGCCACTGCTGGTGATGTCGCGCAGCGCCTGGCGCTCGCTCACCCCAGAACAACGCCGGCAGGTCGAGCAGCACAGCCACCCGGTGGTGGTGAACATCGACCATATCGAGCGCATCGGCGGCGGCAGCGCGCGCTGCATGCTCGCCGAAGTGCACCTGCCTGTCCGTCACTGA
- a CDS encoding ornithine cyclodeaminase, producing the protein MTRYIDVTDLSRLVARKGLSTCISEMAEYIREDYLRWHDFEKCARLANHSADGVIELMPVSDANLYAFKYVNGHPKNTQRGMLTVMAFGALGDVDSGAPVLLSEMTLTTAIRTAATSALAARYLARKNSRSMALIGNGSQSEFQALAFHALLGIDDIRLYDLDPAASAKLVANLAAFPAIKVSVAGSVADAVRGADIVTTVTADKAYATILTPQMIEPGMHLNAVGGDCPGKTELHREIVERARVIVEYEPQSRIEGEIQQMPADSPTTEFWQVVNGQAAGRENAEQVTLFDSVGFALEDYSALRYVLDVAKALDIGSEIALVPELKDPKDLFALLRAPVADLQKKRA; encoded by the coding sequence ATGACCCGCTATATCGACGTTACCGACCTCAGCCGCCTGGTGGCACGCAAAGGCCTGAGCACCTGCATCAGCGAGATGGCCGAGTACATCCGTGAGGACTACCTGCGCTGGCACGACTTCGAAAAATGCGCGCGCCTGGCCAACCACTCGGCCGACGGGGTGATCGAGCTGATGCCGGTGTCCGATGCCAACCTGTACGCCTTCAAGTACGTCAACGGCCACCCGAAAAACACCCAGCGCGGCATGCTCACAGTGATGGCCTTCGGCGCCCTGGGCGACGTTGATAGCGGCGCGCCGGTGCTGCTCAGCGAGATGACCCTGACCACCGCCATCCGCACCGCCGCCACCTCGGCCCTGGCCGCGCGCTACCTGGCGCGCAAAAACAGCCGCAGCATGGCGCTGATCGGCAACGGCTCACAGAGCGAGTTCCAGGCCCTGGCCTTCCATGCCCTGCTGGGCATCGACGACATCCGCCTGTATGACCTGGACCCTGCGGCCAGCGCCAAGCTGGTGGCCAACCTCGCCGCCTTCCCGGCCATCAAGGTCAGCGTTGCCGGCTCTGTCGCCGACGCGGTGCGCGGCGCCGATATTGTCACCACGGTGACTGCCGACAAGGCCTACGCCACCATCCTCACTCCGCAAATGATCGAACCTGGCATGCACCTGAATGCCGTCGGCGGCGACTGCCCGGGCAAGACCGAACTGCACCGCGAGATCGTCGAGCGCGCCCGGGTGATCGTCGAGTACGAACCGCAAAGCCGCATCGAAGGCGAAATCCAGCAAATGCCTGCCGACTCGCCCACCACCGAATTCTGGCAAGTGGTCAACGGCCAGGCCGCCGGGCGCGAAAACGCCGAGCAAGTGACCCTGTTCGATTCGGTCGGCTTTGCTCTAGAGGACTATTCGGCCCTGCGCTATGTGCTGGACGTCGCCAAGGCCCTGGACATCGGCAGCGAGATTGCCCTGGTGCCGGAGCTCAAGGACCCGAAAGACCTGTTCGCGCTGCTGCGCGCCCCGGTTGCAGACCTGCAGAAAAAACGCGCCTGA